The following proteins are encoded in a genomic region of Aquella oligotrophica:
- a CDS encoding trypsin-like serine protease, translating into MMNKKLLQLALLSSVGLTVAACNSGSSSPSPAPTPTPTPSPTPAPSPGPSAQAIPASYQCLPSNLPTASSVANSLKIAYAGNCSVASAPQSTDLQKMAVALETYKSKNTKYPESGFYNNCTGTPIQYNPTTGVTFIVTAAHCVIGTTTPKAAGAPTTAANIGTYVVDDFGHNDAWIYQGTNAGPLQPTNLTAQILAVYVPSQYCQQAAYTKNDGGTYDCNTSVRSWNGDFAILKVQAQTGKTVDIAPNLKLAPSNFSMIESSTRLLALGYGGTNPNNGTPANPENTNLNYINYQYFATNKEAETTIMNGWFQNNKVYSLICPGDSGGGDFAWDGTNWNLVGVHSWGPIGCGIVGMDWSADVRQFNSWINTVLTQDTQATGCANLGSNYACASGTGK; encoded by the coding sequence ATGATGAATAAAAAATTACTTCAATTAGCACTACTAAGTAGTGTAGGCTTAACTGTAGCAGCGTGTAATAGTGGTAGTAGTAGCCCAAGTCCAGCACCTACCCCAACTCCGACACCATCTCCGACACCAGCTCCGAGTCCTGGTCCATCAGCCCAGGCGATTCCGGCTAGTTACCAATGCTTGCCATCTAATTTACCAACAGCAAGTTCAGTTGCCAATTCTTTAAAAATTGCTTATGCTGGTAATTGCTCAGTTGCCTCAGCTCCACAATCTACGGATTTACAAAAGATGGCAGTAGCCTTGGAGACATATAAATCAAAGAACACGAAATATCCAGAATCTGGGTTTTATAATAATTGCACTGGTACACCAATTCAGTATAACCCAACAACCGGGGTAACTTTTATTGTTACAGCAGCACATTGTGTTATTGGTACCACAACACCAAAAGCAGCTGGAGCACCAACTACTGCTGCAAATATTGGTACCTATGTAGTAGACGACTTTGGGCATAATGATGCTTGGATATATCAGGGAACTAATGCTGGCCCTTTGCAACCTACCAATTTAACAGCCCAAATTTTAGCCGTTTATGTTCCTAGTCAGTATTGCCAGCAAGCAGCATATACCAAAAATGATGGTGGCACATATGATTGTAATACATCCGTAAGGTCTTGGAATGGTGATTTTGCTATATTAAAAGTCCAGGCTCAGACCGGTAAAACCGTAGATATTGCCCCAAATTTAAAATTGGCACCATCAAATTTTAGCATGATAGAAAGCAGTACTAGATTGCTTGCATTAGGTTATGGGGGCACAAACCCTAATAATGGTACACCTGCTAACCCAGAAAATACTAATCTAAATTACATAAACTATCAATACTTTGCAACAAATAAGGAAGCTGAAACTACCATTATGAACGGATGGTTTCAAAATAATAAAGTGTATTCATTAATTTGCCCAGGTGATTCTGGTGGTGGAGATTTTGCTTGGGATGGTACCAATTGGAATTTGGTTGGAGTACATTCTTGGGGTCCTATAGGGTGTGGTATAGTGGGAATGGACTGGTCAGCTGATGTGCGTCAATTTAACTCGTGGATTAACACAGTTCTAACTCAAGATACACAAGCAACTGGTTGTGCTAATCTGGGCAGTAATTATGCCTGTGCATCAGGAACTGGTAAATAG
- a CDS encoding DUF4156 domain-containing protein, with amino-acid sequence MKYILQLILAITLLLEACSSTPLKPAASKIVVSEIPPIGANCKLLGQITGHEGNFISGEWTSNEELEKGALNDLKNKAADMGANYLEILTTRQGGTGAFGAVVGFNDETTITNSANAYKCPESALNSLN; translated from the coding sequence ATGAAGTATATATTACAATTAATTTTGGCTATAACCCTTTTGTTGGAGGCTTGTTCTTCAACTCCTCTTAAACCTGCTGCTAGCAAAATTGTAGTTTCTGAAATACCTCCAATTGGAGCTAATTGTAAATTACTTGGTCAAATAACTGGTCATGAAGGTAACTTTATTAGTGGTGAGTGGACATCTAATGAAGAACTTGAAAAAGGGGCATTAAATGATCTTAAAAATAAAGCCGCAGATATGGGTGCCAACTATCTTGAGATTCTGACGACTCGTCAGGGCGGAACTGGTGCGTTTGGTGCAGTTGTAGGGTTTAATGATGAAACAACTATCACTAATTCTGCCAATGCCTATAAGTGCCCAGAATCTGCGCTTAATTCATTGAATTAA
- a CDS encoding prolyl oligopeptidase family serine peptidase, with the protein MYVKKILISILSVTSLIACSNGSSGGSNSGTSEKFDYPASQYTNVSNTYFGTTIADPYQWMESTNSPETLAWVNQQNVFTDNYIHNLPEYNIVAGSLAALSQGSKSLKSDVQKDFVRVGDKYYYMNVREVDNTIPEFNNGINNKISTDNIIYVADDRNQNGKVFLDLNKTGILKGSVSVQQFDVIKNSQESIIYTIIKTQDTNLDLGTITVLDNLNNNAIIKTINNIYGMFTTYESGFFYVQPQEVTDIYTSSYNSQTIYYYQINTRPVTIFEAGSEIGTVNLEPQLYNDMLYFSTGYANGSNRIYSFNPSNLNNSAKIFLSGDIPASFDIVNESSDGTFFVKTNQGAVQKRWVIVNPNTPDSSNWVNVVPPNPESVIANSMTSCGNYYYVEILVNGASKLYRYDKTIPASNPVEIDGFPGLGALASEGQYKPACDKNNVLTYMYSNLVTPNELYSYDPATQEEGVGQGTASIPDFNPADYEMKELFVPSTDGVQVSIFIGYKKGLQLNGNNPTLIYVYGGFDASTLPEFNQNATLLMKNGGIYVVAQVRGGGEYGTAWYNAGRMLNKQNTYNDVAAVANYLIDNGYTNPAKLALSGASNGGLTTAATALQNPDLFKVVFPAVGVLDLLRYQLFTVGFGWYPDYGYSTNLEQFYNLMTFSPLQNVQHIAYPTMLVQTGTEDGRVPPLHSYKFAATMQNTAIGDNPYLLRSYFGAGHNLLSQYYVDMWTLFFNETKTTIQP; encoded by the coding sequence ATGTATGTAAAGAAAATTTTAATTAGTATATTGTCTGTGACAAGTTTAATTGCTTGCAGTAATGGTTCTTCTGGAGGTAGTAATAGTGGTACTAGTGAAAAGTTTGATTATCCAGCAAGTCAATATACTAACGTGAGTAATACTTATTTTGGAACTACAATTGCGGATCCGTATCAATGGATGGAAAGTACTAATAGCCCTGAGACTCTAGCGTGGGTAAATCAGCAGAATGTTTTTACCGATAATTATATTCATAATTTGCCTGAATATAATATTGTAGCTGGTAGTTTAGCAGCATTATCTCAAGGTAGTAAATCTTTAAAATCTGATGTACAAAAAGATTTTGTCAGAGTTGGTGATAAATATTATTATATGAATGTTCGTGAAGTTGATAATACTATTCCGGAGTTCAACAATGGAATAAATAACAAGATTTCAACTGATAATATAATTTATGTGGCAGATGACAGAAATCAGAATGGTAAAGTTTTCCTTGATTTAAATAAGACTGGTATTCTAAAAGGATCAGTATCAGTACAGCAGTTTGATGTTATTAAAAATAGTCAAGAAAGCATTATTTATACAATAATCAAAACTCAGGATACAAATCTTGATTTGGGCACTATTACGGTACTGGATAATTTAAATAATAATGCTATAATAAAGACAATTAATAATATTTATGGTATGTTCACAACTTATGAGAGTGGTTTCTTTTATGTTCAGCCACAGGAAGTAACCGATATTTATACTTCAAGCTATAATTCCCAAACAATTTATTATTATCAGATTAATACCCGTCCAGTAACAATTTTTGAAGCTGGTTCAGAGATTGGGACAGTTAACCTAGAACCGCAATTGTATAATGATATGCTTTATTTTTCTACTGGTTATGCCAATGGGAGTAATCGGATTTACAGCTTCAACCCATCTAATCTGAATAATTCCGCAAAAATATTTCTTAGTGGAGATATCCCTGCTTCTTTTGATATCGTTAACGAAAGTTCAGATGGAACTTTTTTTGTTAAAACAAATCAGGGGGCGGTACAGAAACGTTGGGTTATTGTTAATCCAAATACTCCAGACTCATCTAATTGGGTTAATGTTGTGCCACCCAATCCAGAAAGCGTTATTGCTAATTCTATGACTAGTTGTGGAAATTACTATTATGTAGAAATTTTGGTAAATGGCGCAAGCAAACTGTATCGTTATGATAAGACGATACCAGCTTCAAATCCTGTAGAAATTGATGGGTTTCCTGGTTTAGGTGCTTTGGCATCTGAGGGGCAGTATAAGCCTGCTTGTGACAAGAATAATGTTTTAACATATATGTATTCAAATCTGGTTACTCCTAATGAGTTATATTCTTATGATCCCGCAACTCAGGAAGAGGGAGTAGGGCAGGGAACGGCTAGTATTCCTGATTTTAATCCGGCTGACTATGAGATGAAAGAGTTGTTTGTCCCGTCTACGGATGGAGTACAAGTTTCAATCTTTATTGGATATAAGAAAGGATTACAGTTAAATGGAAATAATCCTACTCTTATCTATGTTTATGGTGGATTTGACGCATCAACTTTGCCAGAGTTTAATCAAAATGCCACATTATTAATGAAAAATGGTGGGATTTATGTTGTCGCTCAGGTACGTGGTGGAGGAGAATATGGTACTGCTTGGTATAATGCCGGTAGGATGCTAAATAAGCAGAATACCTATAATGATGTAGCGGCAGTAGCTAATTACCTGATTGATAATGGTTATACTAATCCAGCAAAACTGGCTTTATCTGGAGCTTCTAATGGTGGTCTTACAACGGCAGCGACTGCTCTACAGAATCCAGATTTATTTAAAGTGGTGTTTCCTGCGGTAGGTGTTCTTGATCTATTACGCTACCAGCTATTTACAGTGGGGTTTGGCTGGTATCCAGATTATGGCTATAGTACAAATCTTGAGCAATTTTATAACCTGATGACCTTTTCTCCATTGCAAAATGTTCAGCATATTGCTTATCCTACGATGCTAGTTCAAACTGGTACGGAAGATGGGCGTGTGCCACCATTACATAGTTATAAATTTGCAGCAACCATGCAAAATACGGCTATAGGAGATAATCCATATCTATTACGTTCGTACTTTGGAGCAGGACATAATCTTTTAAGTCAATACTATGTAGATATGTGGACATTATTTTTTAATGAAACAAAAACCACCATTCAACCTTGA
- a CDS encoding JDVT-CTERM system glutamic-type intramembrane protease translates to MLTKCNKLLTKTRSHHSILLASFIILSPLILLFLISYVKLALPIVNSDLTSIIKLLVIAPILEEVVFRGLLQDFIKKITVSKLTCYFIVNIIFALLHYKNSYDILYLSGVFISGLIFSTIKDYYKKISVAIICHAYFNLIYLIITQYSN, encoded by the coding sequence ATGTTGACCAAATGCAATAAACTATTAACTAAAACAAGAAGCCATCATTCCATATTGCTGGCTTCTTTTATAATACTCTCTCCATTAATTCTGCTTTTTCTAATATCATACGTCAAATTAGCCTTACCTATAGTAAATTCTGATCTTACTTCCATTATCAAATTATTAGTTATCGCCCCAATACTTGAAGAAGTGGTTTTCCGCGGGTTATTACAGGATTTTATAAAAAAAATAACCGTTTCCAAACTAACATGCTATTTTATAGTAAATATCATATTTGCCCTATTACATTATAAAAATAGCTATGACATACTATATCTATCTGGAGTCTTCATATCAGGGTTAATCTTTAGTACTATTAAAGACTATTATAAAAAAATAAGCGTAGCCATCATTTGCCACGCTTATTTTAATTTAATTTACCTGATAATCACCCAATATTCAAACTAA
- the prmB gene encoding 50S ribosomal protein L3 N(5)-glutamine methyltransferase produces MTESLVTLRDYIRYAVSEFRRNNLFFGHGTTNAYDEAVFLVLQSLSLPLEQLEPFFDARLLPEEKAIILERIKRRVDERIPLSYITNEAYLQGYSFYVDKRVIIPRSFIAEHIVNNQLDEWIEHPELVNNVLDLCTGNGSLATIAAHHYYDAEIVASDISEDALDVASINIERNQVTDRVTLIKSDLFNELGDYFETFDLILTNPPYVDTRRMESLPKEYLYEPNLALFGGTDGLEFVDKILKQSKYYLSDFGVLVVEMGDNRFELEQMYPDLPFKWLESVSGDGVVFVLTKADLIDYFD; encoded by the coding sequence ATGACAGAATCTTTAGTTACATTAAGAGACTACATTCGTTATGCTGTGAGTGAATTTCGTAGAAATAATCTGTTTTTCGGGCATGGAACGACTAATGCTTATGATGAGGCAGTTTTTCTAGTGCTACAATCCTTATCCTTGCCATTAGAGCAGTTGGAGCCTTTTTTTGATGCAAGATTATTGCCCGAGGAAAAGGCGATTATTCTGGAACGTATTAAACGCCGGGTAGATGAACGGATTCCATTATCATATATTACTAATGAAGCTTATTTGCAAGGATATTCATTTTATGTAGATAAGCGGGTAATAATTCCGCGTTCATTTATTGCTGAACATATAGTGAATAATCAGCTTGATGAATGGATCGAGCATCCTGAGCTTGTTAATAATGTTCTTGATTTGTGTACTGGGAATGGTTCATTGGCGACCATCGCTGCACATCATTATTATGATGCTGAAATTGTTGCTAGTGATATTTCTGAAGATGCACTTGATGTCGCAAGCATTAATATAGAGCGTAATCAGGTAACAGATAGAGTTACATTAATCAAATCAGATCTCTTTAATGAGCTAGGTGATTATTTTGAAACTTTTGATCTAATCCTTACGAATCCACCATATGTTGATACGAGACGAATGGAATCATTGCCTAAAGAGTATCTGTATGAACCAAATTTGGCATTGTTTGGTGGGACTGATGGCTTGGAATTTGTTGATAAGATTTTGAAACAATCAAAATATTATCTTTCTGATTTTGGTGTCCTAGTTGTTGAGATGGGCGATAATCGTTTTGAACTAGAACAGATGTATCCCGATTTACCATTCAAATGGCTCGAGAGTGTTAGTGGGGATGGGGTGGTATTTGTCCTAACTAAAGCAGATTTGATTGATTATTTTGATTAG
- a CDS encoding helix-turn-helix transcriptional regulator, whose amino-acid sequence MRGDTNLRINDYLAAFKLISDNLYSVAYVCDSNYTILAVSQKFLDEFLIKSEKEVLGKPFYKCKVPSLEWYSKNHAVLEKQFQEASRENKVYITLDILDYEQISKMYIVHKSPRILCGGITVFHVYLRPFGLPRLEDIIYYTHELDLYSRPLNTVKYKLTPKQRMVLFLFLRNYSYSEISGWMSAFGLQMSSARVTEHLTTLKNIFGAKNSNDLRTLAIQYGYHSEMPAGFLPNGAYCIENHLTEIKGQNDYPLLLSDINIGYKYLPNELISLSSEVVIFDDQRLNESLESKLFQSFYTSSSEMAGLFNKDGKVLLVTIKMVNELSRNFTNLQEIIIQNHPRLSGSEPNIFLDVQISGKIYLLQMQLLGSYVHIQIRKYVMPTVHRLMIEVFNIFPMPKISLPEHMRVTNRQHQVLFFYARNYSYSKVATILTELGYPISPHTINEHLETLKTMFNVTNKSQLIDIALVIGYALIPHSILKHQVCKLVNTDIHKWIC is encoded by the coding sequence ATGCGGGGTGATACTAATTTAAGAATAAATGATTATTTAGCTGCTTTCAAGTTAATTAGTGATAATCTATATTCAGTTGCATATGTATGTGATAGTAACTATACTATTCTTGCCGTTAGCCAAAAATTTCTAGATGAGTTTTTAATTAAATCAGAAAAAGAAGTTTTGGGAAAACCTTTTTATAAATGTAAAGTTCCAAGTCTCGAATGGTATTCAAAAAATCACGCCGTTCTTGAAAAGCAGTTTCAAGAAGCTAGCCGTGAGAATAAAGTTTACATTACCCTTGATATATTGGATTATGAACAAATATCCAAGATGTATATTGTTCATAAATCACCACGTATTCTTTGCGGTGGCATTACGGTTTTCCATGTTTATTTACGTCCTTTTGGGTTACCTCGGTTAGAGGATATTATTTATTATACCCACGAACTAGATCTATATTCCAGACCTTTAAATACAGTTAAATATAAATTAACACCCAAGCAGCGTATGGTGCTATTCCTCTTTCTACGTAATTATTCATACAGTGAGATTTCTGGCTGGATGAGTGCTTTTGGACTTCAAATGTCATCTGCTCGGGTTACGGAGCATTTAACTACTTTAAAGAATATATTTGGTGCTAAAAATAGCAATGACCTACGAACACTAGCCATACAATATGGTTATCATTCAGAAATGCCAGCTGGATTCTTACCTAATGGGGCATATTGTATTGAGAACCATCTTACCGAAATAAAAGGACAAAATGATTACCCATTATTGTTATCTGATATAAATATTGGCTATAAATATTTGCCTAACGAATTAATCTCACTTAGCTCTGAGGTTGTTATTTTCGATGATCAGCGATTAAATGAAAGTTTAGAATCAAAGCTATTTCAAAGCTTCTATACTAGCAGTAGTGAAATGGCTGGCTTATTTAATAAAGATGGCAAAGTTTTATTGGTTACTATAAAAATGGTTAATGAACTATCTAGAAATTTTACTAACTTGCAAGAAATAATTATACAGAATCATCCAAGGTTAAGTGGCAGTGAACCAAATATTTTTCTGGATGTACAAATAAGTGGGAAAATTTATCTACTACAAATGCAACTTCTAGGTTCTTATGTGCATATACAGATTCGTAAATATGTTATGCCAACAGTACATAGACTAATGATTGAGGTTTTTAATATATTTCCAATGCCTAAAATTAGCTTGCCAGAGCATATGCGAGTTACCAATCGACAACATCAGGTATTGTTTTTTTATGCCCGTAATTACTCTTATAGCAAAGTAGCTACAATTTTAACTGAACTTGGTTATCCTATTTCACCACATACAATTAATGAGCACCTTGAAACATTAAAAACTATGTTTAACGTAACAAATAAGAGCCAACTAATCGATATTGCGCTTGTTATCGGCTATGCACTTATACCTCATTCAATACTTAAGCATCAAGTGTGTAAATTAGTAAATACAGATATTCATAAGTGGATATGTTAA
- a CDS encoding serine hydrolase yields the protein MIKKLLILILCSTFLGTSYAAKNSSATKAKTHKKIKKKKTYSSSNKGDPILDAINTPATTTSKRRKPKPVTPVVSGGIPRQPKLISYAGYAVDLNTGEALVSKNASTQLSIASITKLMTAMVMLDSGADLDEYITIEEDDVDHLKNTFSRLRVGMQLRRRDLLLLALMSSENRAAHAIARTAYPGGINVFIQKMNAKAKALGMNNSQFYDPTGLTPRNKSTAIDLTKMVAAAYKYEAIREDTTTKGADVMLGRNYTHHYMNSDALVRTDKFQIEVSKTGFINEAGHCLVLYAVVDNRPIAMAFLNSVGKNGRLVDAMAVERYVDQMQ from the coding sequence ATGATAAAAAAACTCTTAATCTTAATTTTATGTTCAACATTTCTAGGCACAAGCTACGCAGCAAAAAACTCTTCAGCCACCAAAGCAAAGACACATAAAAAAATCAAAAAGAAGAAAACTTATTCAAGTAGTAATAAGGGTGATCCAATCCTTGATGCAATCAATACTCCTGCAACTACAACTTCAAAAAGGCGCAAACCAAAGCCAGTTACACCAGTGGTTAGTGGCGGAATCCCACGGCAACCCAAGTTAATTTCATATGCTGGTTATGCAGTAGATTTAAATACCGGGGAAGCACTAGTCAGTAAAAATGCATCAACTCAACTATCAATTGCCTCAATTACCAAATTAATGACGGCTATGGTTATGCTTGATTCTGGAGCAGATTTAGATGAATACATTACCATAGAAGAAGACGATGTTGATCATCTTAAAAATACATTCTCTCGTTTAAGAGTCGGCATGCAATTGCGCCGTAGAGATCTTTTGCTACTAGCATTAATGTCGTCTGAAAATCGTGCTGCTCACGCTATTGCTAGAACAGCCTATCCAGGTGGGATCAATGTTTTCATCCAAAAGATGAATGCGAAAGCCAAAGCTCTTGGAATGAATAATAGCCAATTCTATGATCCAACAGGACTTACTCCACGAAATAAATCAACTGCCATTGACTTGACCAAAATGGTAGCTGCCGCCTACAAATACGAAGCCATCCGTGAAGATACCACAACCAAAGGTGCAGATGTTATGCTTGGACGCAACTATACTCATCATTATATGAATAGTGATGCACTGGTTAGAACAGATAAATTCCAAATTGAAGTATCAAAAACCGGGTTTATCAATGAAGCTGGACACTGCTTGGTTCTTTATGCAGTAGTGGATAATCGCCCTATTGCAATGGCATTTTTAAATAGCGTTGGTAAAAATGGTCGCTTGGTTGATGCCATGGCAGTAGAACGCTATGTTGACCAAATGCAATAA
- a CDS encoding HAD-IIIA family hydrolase, which yields MKSVLLEQYDLFIFDWDGTLMDTSQIVISDALGDLLFPDVAEMLQLLSASNKLLAVATGRSRATLDKILTSSGLEDYFIITKTADECFSKPHPQMIDEILDFCGISKTKAVMIGDTKQDILMAHNAVIDAIAISNTQNDWSALLPSNPKYLFNNISELYSLLKNEKT from the coding sequence ATGAAATCTGTGCTTCTTGAGCAATATGATTTGTTTATCTTTGATTGGGATGGTACGCTAATGGATACCAGTCAGATTGTAATTAGTGATGCTTTAGGTGATTTGTTATTTCCTGATGTAGCTGAGATGCTTCAGTTGCTATCAGCTAGTAATAAGCTTTTAGCAGTGGCAACCGGAAGGAGCCGGGCAACGCTTGATAAAATACTGACTAGTAGTGGCTTAGAAGACTATTTTATAATCACAAAGACAGCTGATGAGTGTTTTTCTAAGCCACACCCGCAGATGATTGATGAAATACTTGATTTTTGTGGCATAAGTAAAACTAAAGCCGTGATGATTGGTGATACTAAGCAAGATATACTGATGGCACATAATGCAGTAATTGATGCTATTGCCATTTCTAATACTCAAAATGATTGGTCAGCGTTGTTACCTTCTAATCCTAAATATCTTTTTAATAACATTTCAGAGTTATACTCGCTATTAAAAAATGAAAAAACATAA
- a CDS encoding septal ring lytic transglycosylase RlpA family protein translates to MNKKRLLVILLLQLGLIFNPVYATTTASGSTSKKKHTKKHKIKHAKKPKNYMQGQASFYAPKFNGRKMANGDRYWDDVYSAAHAKLPLGTKLKVTNIDNDSDNGKVLYVEVTDRMSSRSKYIIDFSPAAAKYLNGTGRGLRVKLQVVNNAEFESHDMNRDD, encoded by the coding sequence GTGAATAAAAAACGGTTACTAGTTATTTTGTTGCTTCAGCTTGGTCTGATTTTTAATCCCGTCTATGCAACTACAACTGCCTCTGGTTCGACAAGTAAAAAAAAGCATACTAAAAAACATAAAATAAAGCATGCTAAAAAGCCAAAAAACTATATGCAAGGTCAGGCCAGCTTTTATGCTCCGAAATTTAATGGGCGTAAAATGGCTAATGGAGATCGCTATTGGGATGATGTGTATAGTGCGGCACATGCCAAATTACCACTAGGTACTAAACTAAAGGTTACCAATATTGATAATGATTCGGATAATGGTAAAGTGCTTTATGTTGAAGTTACCGATAGGATGTCTAGTCGTTCAAAATATATTATTGATTTCAGTCCAGCTGCTGCCAAATATCTTAATGGTACTGGACGTGGACTGCGTGTGAAATTGCAGGTTGTTAATAATGCCGAATTTGAGTCACATGATATGAATCGCGATGATTAA
- a CDS encoding tRNA (cytidine(34)-2'-O)-methyltransferase, giving the protein MKKHNLAVILHEPDIPQNTGNIIRLCANTGAELHLVKPLGWGGMNDSKLRRAGLDYHEYTNLVIHENWARCFEYFRGRTIWAVETGSSVFHTEVSYTSNDVLLFGSETRGLPDSILTQLGMQNVIRLPMQISQRSLNLSNSVAIAIYEAWRQIRFIGGV; this is encoded by the coding sequence ATGAAAAAACATAATCTAGCTGTAATCCTTCATGAGCCTGATATTCCACAAAATACAGGTAATATTATCCGTCTTTGTGCGAATACTGGTGCAGAACTTCATTTGGTAAAACCACTTGGCTGGGGAGGTATGAACGATAGCAAATTAAGGCGAGCAGGCCTTGATTATCACGAGTATACAAATTTAGTTATCCATGAAAACTGGGCAAGGTGTTTTGAATATTTTCGCGGACGAACTATCTGGGCAGTTGAAACCGGAAGTTCAGTCTTTCATACTGAAGTTAGTTATACATCTAATGATGTGTTACTTTTTGGTTCGGAAACCCGTGGCTTACCAGATAGTATCCTGACTCAGCTTGGAATGCAAAATGTGATAAGATTACCGATGCAAATCAGTCAACGTAGCTTAAATTTATCTAATTCTGTAGCAATTGCTATTTATGAAGCATGGCGCCAAATAAGGTTTATCGGTGGCGTTTAA